A window from Sinanaerobacter sp. ZZT-01 encodes these proteins:
- the cobM gene encoding precorrin-4 C(11)-methyltransferase, whose amino-acid sequence MVHFVGAGPGAADLITVRGQRLLQEADVIIYAGSLVNPEHLKLAKDGCKIYDSASMTLEEVISVMQGAENEGKTTVRLHTGDPSIYGAIREQMDLLEPKEIEFDVTPGVSSFFGAAAALKAEYTLPDVSQTVIITRMAGRTPVPEKEEISKLASHNATMAIFLSTGLLEPLRERLLVGGYSKETPAAIVYKATWPEEKVFYGTVDTLPQIAKENNITKTALILVGNFLGDKYERSKLYDPTFTHEFREAIK is encoded by the coding sequence ATGGTACATTTTGTTGGAGCAGGTCCGGGAGCAGCCGATTTAATTACAGTCAGAGGGCAGCGTCTTTTACAAGAAGCAGACGTAATCATATATGCTGGTTCCTTAGTAAATCCGGAACATTTAAAGCTGGCGAAGGATGGTTGTAAAATTTACGACAGCGCATCGATGACTCTAGAAGAAGTAATCAGCGTGATGCAGGGGGCGGAAAACGAAGGGAAGACAACGGTTCGTCTTCATACGGGAGACCCAAGCATTTACGGTGCGATTCGAGAGCAGATGGATTTGCTGGAGCCCAAAGAAATTGAATTTGACGTGACTCCGGGTGTCAGCTCCTTCTTTGGTGCAGCGGCAGCGTTAAAGGCAGAATATACTCTGCCTGATGTGTCTCAGACTGTAATCATTACACGTATGGCAGGTAGGACTCCGGTTCCGGAAAAAGAAGAAATATCAAAATTAGCTTCACACAATGCAACTATGGCTATTTTCTTAAGCACAGGATTATTAGAGCCACTAAGAGAACGCTTGCTTGTCGGCGGGTACAGTAAGGAAACTCCGGCAGCTATTGTTTATAAAGCAACCTGGCCGGAAGAAAAAGTTTTTTATGGGACAGTAGATACCTTGCCGCAAATAGCAAAGGAAAATAATATTACAAAGACAGCGTTGATTTTGGTAGGAAATTTTTTGGGTGATAAATATGAACGGTCTAAGCTGTATGATCCTACCTTTACGCATGAATTTAGAGAGGCGATTAAATAA
- a CDS encoding sirohydrochlorin cobaltochelatase, with the protein MNQKKAMLVVSFGTSYEETRNKTIGAIEKEIAESYPDWEIRRAFTSGMILRVLEKRDGLHIDNVTEAMEGLVQDGFRTVLIQPTHIINGDEYDKMVDAVKPYMEQFETIKIGEPLLSSSEDYEEVVKGVMAQLPQLQAEEALVLMGHGTTHHTDAVYAALDYRFKAMGYKNVFVGTVEGYPDFEQVSSMVDTYRPKKVILMPFMVVAGDHAQNDMAGEEEDAWKTLFEESGYEVECILKGLGEFSEIRRLYLKHVADMLTEE; encoded by the coding sequence ATGAACCAGAAAAAAGCAATGCTTGTGGTCAGCTTTGGGACCAGCTATGAAGAAACCAGAAATAAGACCATTGGAGCAATTGAAAAAGAGATTGCTGAAAGTTACCCGGATTGGGAAATCCGGCGGGCATTTACCAGTGGAATGATTTTAAGAGTATTGGAAAAACGTGATGGACTGCATATTGATAATGTGACAGAAGCGATGGAAGGTTTAGTTCAAGATGGATTTCGAACCGTTTTGATACAGCCGACGCATATTATCAACGGAGATGAATATGACAAGATGGTCGATGCAGTCAAGCCGTATATGGAACAATTTGAAACAATAAAAATCGGAGAACCTTTATTGAGTTCCTCTGAGGACTATGAGGAAGTGGTAAAAGGAGTCATGGCACAACTGCCGCAGCTTCAAGCTGAGGAAGCCTTGGTACTGATGGGACATGGAACCACTCACCATACAGATGCCGTTTACGCCGCTTTAGATTATCGCTTTAAGGCAATGGGTTACAAAAATGTTTTTGTAGGAACGGTAGAAGGCTATCCGGATTTTGAACAAGTAAGCAGTATGGTAGACACTTACCGCCCGAAAAAAGTAATTCTGATGCCGTTCATGGTTGTTGCCGGAGATCATGCGCAAAATGACATGGCAGGAGAGGAAGAGGATGCATGGAAGACTCTTTTTGAGGAAAGCGGCTATGAAGTAGAGTGCATTTTAAAAGGGCTTGGAGAATTTAGCGAAATTCGCAGACTATACCTTAAACATGTTGCAGATATGCTTACAGAAGAATAA
- the cobA gene encoding uroporphyrinogen-III C-methyltransferase produces MQKEINRQHTKENESVKSGKVWLVGAGPSDAGLFTLRGKAVLEQADVVVYDKLVGQGVLGLIPSGTELIPVGKVSGYHPIPQHQINEILLEEALKGKKVVRLKGGDPFVFGRGGEELELLCERGVPFEIVPGITSAISVPAYNGIPVTHRDFCSSLHIITGHTKKSEEAEVDYEALVKVGGTMIFLMGVSAMPKICKGLLEAGMRKDMPAAILERGTTAHQRRVVSDLTNLPRDAEKAGIQTPAIIVVGEVCSLADQFHWAEDRPLGGLKIAVTRPRDRNSTLASMLSDQGAEVVLLPTIETEAILENTGLRENLKEIQKYQWIAFTSPAGVKVFYDEMQKMRMDIRSLNGLKFAAIGTGTKKAIEEKGIFVDLMPDVYSGEALGHALAERLKKEEKEGDRPFLLLPRAKIGTQEVTRPLDEAGISYVDLPVYETIDLEPNDMVFYDETVDYVAFTSASTVRGFTKMYPNIDYSKIEAVCIGEQTAAQARVFDMKISIAERATMESMVDCLLYKKEGERA; encoded by the coding sequence ATGCAAAAGGAAATAAATAGACAACATACAAAGGAGAATGAAAGCGTTAAAAGCGGAAAAGTGTGGCTGGTAGGTGCGGGACCGTCCGATGCCGGGTTGTTTACTCTGCGAGGTAAGGCAGTTTTGGAGCAGGCAGATGTAGTTGTGTACGATAAGCTCGTTGGGCAAGGCGTTTTGGGACTGATTCCTTCCGGTACTGAATTGATTCCGGTTGGAAAAGTTTCCGGATATCATCCGATTCCACAGCATCAAATCAATGAAATCCTATTGGAAGAAGCATTGAAGGGCAAAAAAGTAGTTCGTCTGAAAGGCGGAGATCCTTTTGTATTTGGACGTGGCGGAGAAGAATTGGAATTGCTGTGTGAACGAGGTGTGCCATTTGAAATCGTACCAGGAATTACGTCAGCAATTTCAGTACCTGCATATAACGGAATTCCAGTTACACATAGAGATTTTTGTTCCTCGCTTCATATCATTACAGGACATACGAAAAAATCAGAGGAAGCTGAAGTTGATTATGAAGCATTGGTTAAGGTTGGCGGAACGATGATCTTCCTTATGGGTGTCAGTGCAATGCCGAAAATATGCAAGGGACTCTTGGAAGCAGGAATGAGAAAAGATATGCCGGCCGCTATTTTAGAGCGTGGAACAACAGCGCATCAGCGTCGTGTGGTATCCGATTTGACAAATTTACCGAGAGATGCAGAAAAAGCAGGAATTCAAACGCCGGCGATCATCGTTGTTGGGGAAGTGTGCAGTTTAGCAGATCAATTTCATTGGGCGGAAGATCGCCCGCTTGGCGGATTGAAAATAGCAGTGACAAGACCAAGAGATCGCAATTCCACGCTGGCTTCTATGCTGTCCGATCAGGGCGCAGAGGTTGTCCTTTTACCAACCATCGAAACAGAGGCCATTTTAGAGAATACAGGACTCAGAGAGAATCTAAAAGAGATACAAAAGTATCAATGGATTGCGTTTACCAGCCCGGCAGGGGTAAAAGTGTTTTATGACGAAATGCAGAAAATGCGTATGGATATTCGCAGCTTGAATGGCTTAAAATTTGCGGCGATTGGAACCGGAACAAAAAAAGCAATTGAAGAAAAAGGTATCTTTGTGGATTTGATGCCCGATGTGTACAGTGGCGAAGCTTTGGGACATGCACTGGCAGAGCGGCTGAAAAAAGAAGAGAAAGAAGGGGACAGGCCATTCCTGCTGCTGCCAAGAGCGAAAATCGGAACACAGGAAGTGACACGCCCTTTAGATGAGGCAGGAATTTCCTATGTTGACCTTCCGGTATATGAGACCATTGACTTGGAACCGAATGATATGGTTTTTTATGACGAAACAGTAGATTATGTTGCCTTTACCAGCGCATCAACGGTAAGGGGATTCACAAAAATGTATCCGAATATCGATTATTCTAAAATTGAGGCAGTATGTATTGGCGAACAAACAGCAGCACAGGCGAGGGTCTTTGATATGAAAATAAGCATTGCGGAAAGAGCGACGATGGAAAGCATGGTTGATTGCTTGCTTTACAAGAAGGAAGGGGAAAGAGCATGA
- the hemC gene encoding hydroxymethylbilane synthase, protein MERRKIRIGSRESKLAVIQSQMVMDLIHQYHPEIELELVTMKTTGDIILDKTLDKIGGKGLFVKELDKALLEGKIDLSVHSLKDMPMEVPEEIPLIGFSKRENPSDVLVLPEGVKELDPAKPIGSSSRRRNLQLSTLYPGHETKSVRGNVLTRLSKLDSGEYSALVLAYAGLERLGLSGRISRAFSPQEMVPSAGQGILAIQGRAGENYDFLDCVRDKDAESEALAERAFVRYLDGGCSSPIGAFAQASDSKITIRGLYYDEESGEYCIEETSGERKDGIRLAEALAKRLKEEGARCKRK, encoded by the coding sequence ATGGAACGAAGAAAGATTAGAATCGGGAGCCGAGAGAGCAAGCTGGCAGTGATACAGTCTCAAATGGTTATGGATTTGATCCATCAGTATCATCCGGAAATCGAATTGGAGTTGGTTACAATGAAGACCACCGGAGATATCATATTGGATAAGACATTGGATAAAATCGGAGGGAAAGGCCTTTTTGTAAAGGAATTAGATAAAGCCCTTTTGGAAGGAAAAATTGACTTGTCCGTACACAGTTTGAAGGATATGCCGATGGAAGTCCCAGAGGAGATTCCTTTGATCGGGTTTTCAAAGAGAGAAAATCCTTCCGATGTACTGGTGTTACCAGAGGGGGTAAAGGAACTCGACCCTGCAAAACCAATTGGAAGCTCAAGCCGGCGAAGAAATTTGCAGCTTTCAACGCTTTATCCAGGTCATGAGACAAAAAGCGTAAGAGGAAATGTGCTTACCAGACTTTCCAAGCTGGACAGTGGTGAATATAGTGCATTGGTATTAGCCTATGCGGGTTTGGAACGACTGGGGCTGTCTGGGAGAATCAGCAGAGCCTTTTCTCCACAGGAGATGGTTCCGTCTGCCGGGCAGGGCATTTTAGCAATCCAGGGAAGAGCCGGAGAGAATTATGATTTCTTAGATTGCGTTCGAGATAAAGATGCAGAGTCTGAGGCCTTGGCAGAAAGAGCTTTTGTGCGCTATTTAGATGGCGGATGCAGTTCACCGATCGGTGCATTTGCGCAGGCTAGCGATTCTAAAATAACAATACGTGGTCTTTATTATGATGAAGAAAGCGGCGAATATTGCATCGAAGAGACCTCAGGTGAAAGAAAAGACGGGATACGATTGGCAGAAGCATTGGCAAAACGTTTGAAGGAAGAAGGTGCAAGATGCAAAAGGAAATAA
- the hemA gene encoding glutamyl-tRNA reductase, which produces MQITMIGIDHSKASIAYRELFSFTKAGAMEAMKYMKEKFELSGCVLLSTCNRTELWISSGEKAHIPPYEMLCEVKKINRKQYGEFFVEREGKEAVDHLLRLTCGLNSKIFGEDQIISQVREALALSRKCGCEDMVLEKVFQTAIAAAKKVKSTVRLTAVDQSIAYKGVQLLKEELGGLKGVRCLIIGNGQMGKLIANALTSHGADVTMTLRKRMHGQEEQGSIVPEHCSMLPYEERHSALEESKVVISATLSPHFTLKKEEVQSVLSEEKKRVWMDLAVPRDIDPTLNHTFGISIYDIDTMGQTACDSENDLQVKEALNILNQYAECVARWFAFRKQVPQVKRITALAAEDTKCRIGEPIETLVLDQKDGKELTKAIEAAAEKSVGKLLYGLRDTLSPDLWQTCMNALEDAAKKDTLKTGSRKDRYEGKRK; this is translated from the coding sequence ATGCAGATTACCATGATAGGAATTGATCACAGCAAGGCTAGCATTGCTTACCGTGAGCTTTTCTCTTTTACCAAAGCGGGTGCTATGGAAGCGATGAAATACATGAAGGAGAAATTCGAACTTTCCGGCTGTGTACTGCTGTCTACCTGCAATCGTACAGAGCTTTGGATCAGCAGCGGAGAAAAAGCCCATATACCGCCTTATGAAATGCTGTGTGAAGTCAAAAAAATTAATCGCAAGCAATATGGCGAATTTTTTGTTGAGCGAGAAGGGAAAGAAGCAGTCGACCACTTATTGAGACTGACTTGCGGATTGAATTCTAAAATTTTCGGTGAAGATCAGATCATTTCACAGGTAAGAGAGGCTTTAGCTCTATCCAGAAAATGCGGATGTGAAGATATGGTTTTGGAAAAGGTGTTTCAAACCGCAATTGCAGCAGCAAAGAAAGTAAAATCAACCGTTCGGCTGACAGCAGTTGATCAGTCGATTGCGTATAAGGGTGTACAGCTCCTGAAAGAGGAACTGGGTGGCTTAAAAGGCGTTCGCTGCTTGATTATCGGAAATGGGCAGATGGGAAAATTGATTGCAAATGCATTGACCTCGCATGGAGCAGATGTAACAATGACGTTGCGTAAGCGCATGCATGGTCAGGAAGAACAGGGCTCGATTGTACCAGAGCATTGCAGCATGCTGCCTTATGAGGAGCGACATTCAGCGTTGGAGGAATCAAAAGTTGTAATCAGTGCGACTTTGAGCCCGCATTTTACACTGAAAAAAGAGGAAGTCCAAAGCGTTCTTTCTGAAGAGAAGAAACGGGTATGGATGGATTTGGCAGTGCCAAGAGACATCGACCCTACCTTGAACCATACGTTTGGCATTTCCATTTACGATATTGATACCATGGGACAGACTGCTTGCGACAGTGAAAATGATTTACAGGTAAAAGAAGCTTTAAATATCTTAAATCAATATGCAGAGTGCGTTGCAAGATGGTTTGCATTTCGTAAACAGGTGCCGCAGGTAAAACGGATTACGGCACTTGCTGCAGAGGACACAAAATGTCGGATTGGTGAGCCGATTGAGACACTTGTGCTTGATCAAAAAGATGGGAAGGAACTGACAAAAGCAATCGAGGCAGCCGCTGAGAAATCAGTCGGTAAGCTGCTTTACGGACTTCGGGATACGTTGTCACCGGATTTGTGGCAGACGTGTATGAATGCGTTAGAAGATGCAGCTAAAAAAGATACATTAAAGACAGGATCAAGAAAAGATCGATATGAGGGGAAACGAAAATGA
- a CDS encoding energy-coupling factor ABC transporter ATP-binding protein yields MKETIVKAEKVCYTYEDGTEALKGINLEIKRGEKIAIMGANGSGKSTFFLHLNGVMKPKSGTIYIDGTPINYSRKGLLEVRKKVGIVFQDPDNQLFSANVIQEISFGILNLGVGEEEAKERVEQVIKELNITEFKEKPTHFLSGGQKKRVAIADILVMDPEVMILDEPASALDPKHARLIDGIVDQLSEKGITVILSTHDVERALIWADRVILFHEGSVVGQGVPEDVFLNQELLTKTNLEKPTVLRIFERLCEVGILDKTLPMPRKAEELERYIMQRR; encoded by the coding sequence ATGAAGGAGACGATTGTAAAAGCAGAGAAGGTATGCTATACGTACGAGGATGGTACCGAAGCACTGAAAGGAATCAATTTAGAGATAAAACGAGGCGAAAAGATTGCGATTATGGGAGCCAATGGTTCTGGGAAGTCTACCTTTTTTCTTCACTTAAATGGTGTGATGAAGCCAAAATCAGGGACTATTTATATAGATGGAACGCCGATTAATTATTCCCGAAAGGGCCTTCTTGAGGTAAGAAAAAAAGTGGGAATTGTGTTTCAGGACCCAGATAATCAGTTGTTTTCAGCAAATGTAATACAGGAGATTTCCTTTGGTATTTTGAATTTGGGAGTCGGTGAAGAAGAAGCAAAGGAAAGAGTCGAGCAAGTAATCAAAGAATTAAATATTACGGAATTTAAAGAAAAGCCAACTCATTTTTTAAGCGGTGGACAAAAAAAACGAGTCGCGATTGCCGATATTTTAGTCATGGACCCTGAGGTTATGATTTTAGATGAACCTGCTTCAGCACTTGATCCAAAGCATGCACGTTTGATTGACGGGATTGTGGATCAATTGAGTGAAAAAGGGATTACGGTGATCCTTTCCACGCATGATGTGGAACGTGCACTGATCTGGGCTGATCGAGTTATTTTGTTTCACGAAGGGTCGGTCGTTGGACAAGGTGTTCCGGAAGACGTTTTTTTAAATCAAGAACTTTTAACGAAAACAAACCTTGAAAAACCTACTGTACTTCGCATTTTTGAACGACTCTGCGAGGTTGGTATTTTAGATAAAACACTGCCAATGCCCCGTAAAGCGGAGGAATTGGAACGATATATTATGCAAAGAAGATAA
- the cobK gene encoding precorrin-6A reductase has product MPKLLIFAGTTEGRHLVEILSKTKGLQVFASVATEYGRALLPGGIPNVIVKSGRMLPEEMEQFLRKEQFDFVIDTTHPYAVLATENIREACTKTDTAYIRLLRASTDLVKTKYHERESSKSQTAMDCEEFIFAEDVTEAAEYLNQTQGAVLLTIGSKELEAFTRVENYAQRLHPRVLPMPEVLKKCADLGYEGKNLICMQGPFSYEMNCALLKKTKASYMVTKDSGKAGGFDEKYRAAMDMGVKVLLIGRKKEEQGLSLQEVLLFLEKTYHLNLQAAQMVPGELEAESIGNAAGEEEKSGWFPLFINLAEQAVTVIGAGKIAKRRVKVLEEFSCKITVIAKEADSFFTTRQDEKRLTLLTKEFEEEDIREAMLVIAATNDRFINHTVAEICKREHILVNVADCKEECDFYFPGVVRKGDLTIGVTAGGKDHALAKSATAALKAYLENHHHLSVKREESENGTKKD; this is encoded by the coding sequence ATGCCGAAATTATTAATATTTGCAGGAACCACAGAGGGACGGCATTTGGTAGAAATCCTATCTAAAACAAAAGGCCTTCAAGTTTTTGCTTCTGTTGCCACAGAATACGGTAGAGCTTTGCTGCCTGGCGGCATCCCTAATGTCATTGTTAAATCGGGGCGTATGCTGCCCGAGGAAATGGAACAATTTCTGAGAAAAGAGCAGTTTGACTTTGTAATTGATACGACACATCCCTATGCGGTTTTAGCTACTGAGAACATTAGAGAGGCTTGCACAAAAACAGATACTGCGTATATTCGATTGCTGCGTGCGTCAACTGACCTCGTCAAGACAAAATATCACGAGCGGGAGAGCAGTAAAAGTCAGACGGCGATGGATTGTGAAGAATTCATCTTTGCAGAGGATGTAACTGAGGCTGCCGAGTATTTGAATCAGACGCAGGGAGCCGTTTTGTTAACGATAGGAAGCAAAGAATTAGAAGCGTTTACAAGGGTAGAGAACTATGCGCAGAGATTGCACCCTAGAGTATTGCCAATGCCGGAGGTTCTAAAAAAATGCGCTGATTTGGGCTATGAAGGAAAAAACTTGATTTGCATGCAGGGGCCGTTTTCTTATGAGATGAATTGCGCCTTACTGAAGAAAACGAAAGCATCGTATATGGTGACCAAGGATTCGGGAAAAGCCGGAGGCTTCGATGAAAAATATCGAGCAGCGATGGACATGGGAGTTAAAGTGCTTTTGATTGGGAGAAAAAAGGAAGAGCAGGGACTTTCGCTGCAAGAAGTATTGCTGTTTCTAGAGAAAACCTATCATTTGAATTTGCAAGCTGCGCAGATGGTACCTGGAGAGCTCGAAGCGGAAAGCATAGGGAATGCAGCAGGCGAAGAAGAAAAAAGCGGATGGTTCCCGTTATTTATAAATTTAGCAGAGCAAGCCGTTACCGTAATCGGAGCAGGAAAAATTGCAAAGAGGCGAGTAAAGGTACTAGAAGAATTTTCCTGTAAAATAACCGTCATTGCAAAAGAAGCAGATTCCTTTTTCACAACGAGACAAGATGAGAAACGTTTGACGCTGCTCACAAAAGAATTTGAAGAAGAAGACATCAGGGAGGCAATGCTGGTCATCGCTGCGACCAACGACCGTTTTATAAATCATACTGTAGCAGAAATTTGCAAACGAGAGCATATACTGGTTAATGTGGCAGACTGCAAAGAGGAATGTGATTTCTATTTTCCGGGTGTCGTACGGAAAGGGGATTTGACAATCGGTGTGACTGCGGGAGGAAAAGACCATGCTTTGGCGAAATCTGCTACCGCAGCATTAAAGGCCTATCTGGAGAATCACCATCATTTGTCAGTTAAACGGGAGGAAAGTGAAAATGGAACGAAGAAAGATTAG
- the cobJ gene encoding precorrin-3B C(17)-methyltransferase — MKIYVVGLGPGGLEQMTQRAVTALEESQAIIGYDVYIDLIRDQFSHKKLLSTPMKKEVDRCHLAIQEALKGQVVSMVCSGDAGVYGMAGLMFEVAQEYDPIEIEIVSGITAACSGAAVLGAPLIHDFAVISLSDLLTPWELIEKRLDCAAAADFVLCLYNPSSKKRYDYLQKACDIILRHRKADTVAGFVQNIGRDGEKGTILSLQELRDTQVDMFTTVYIGNSKTKELAGRMVTPRGYRL, encoded by the coding sequence ATGAAAATATATGTAGTAGGATTGGGTCCGGGTGGATTGGAACAAATGACGCAAAGAGCAGTTACTGCGCTTGAAGAGAGCCAGGCTATTATCGGATATGACGTGTACATTGACTTAATTCGAGATCAGTTTAGTCACAAAAAATTATTATCTACTCCGATGAAAAAAGAGGTAGACCGATGTCATCTAGCCATTCAGGAGGCCTTAAAGGGACAAGTGGTTTCCATGGTTTGCAGCGGAGATGCCGGTGTTTACGGAATGGCAGGGCTGATGTTTGAAGTAGCACAGGAATACGATCCGATTGAGATTGAAATCGTATCAGGAATTACGGCAGCATGCAGCGGAGCAGCTGTTTTGGGTGCACCGCTCATTCATGATTTTGCAGTTATCAGCTTGAGCGATCTTCTCACTCCGTGGGAATTGATAGAAAAACGCTTGGATTGTGCAGCCGCTGCTGATTTTGTATTATGTCTTTACAATCCGTCCAGCAAGAAACGGTACGATTATTTACAGAAAGCATGTGATATCATATTGCGACATAGAAAGGCGGACACGGTAGCCGGATTTGTTCAGAACATTGGAAGAGATGGCGAAAAAGGTACGATTTTGAGCTTGCAGGAGCTGCGTGATACGCAGGTTGATATGTTCACCACCGTATATATCGGAAACTCGAAAACGAAAGAGCTTGCAGGCAGAATGGTTACACCAAGAGGGTATCGCCTTTAA
- the cbiD gene encoding cobalt-precorrin-5B (C(1))-methyltransferase CbiD has translation MPMDIQKKNVGEKNKKLREGYTTGTCAAAAAQGAVIFAFSEALPKSAKILTPKGKYLEITLLESNRGCTDNGDVYAVCAVKKDSGDDPDVTNGVLVYAKVTLEPKEEKGIVLMAGLGVGTVTKPGLACAVGQPAINPTPRRMIEQEIEKVVEEFEYSGRISVEISIPKGVEIAKRTYNPRLGIVGGISVLGTSGIVEPMSEQALIDTIKVEMNMQKAAGARYLVITPGNYGETFLKNTMKQGELYTVKCSNFLGDALDYAEESGFDGLLLVGHIGKFVKVAGGIFNTHSKYGDARLEIMSAHAALKGASQKTIERLMNCLTTDDAISVLDEVQLREKTIESILEKLDYHIKERTHKSIQIGAVTFSNQYGYLGQTKDAAKLIERL, from the coding sequence ATGCCAATGGATATTCAAAAAAAGAACGTTGGAGAAAAGAATAAGAAATTAAGAGAAGGCTATACGACGGGAACCTGTGCAGCGGCAGCAGCACAGGGTGCCGTCATTTTTGCTTTTTCAGAAGCATTGCCAAAATCAGCCAAAATTCTTACGCCAAAGGGCAAATATCTGGAAATCACGCTTTTGGAAAGTAATCGTGGCTGTACAGACAACGGCGACGTATATGCGGTATGTGCAGTCAAAAAAGACAGCGGAGATGATCCAGATGTAACGAATGGCGTTTTGGTTTATGCAAAAGTAACTTTAGAACCGAAAGAGGAAAAAGGAATTGTTCTCATGGCTGGTCTGGGAGTTGGAACTGTTACAAAACCGGGACTGGCTTGTGCAGTAGGACAGCCTGCGATTAATCCGACACCCCGACGCATGATCGAGCAAGAGATCGAAAAGGTTGTAGAAGAATTTGAATATAGCGGCCGTATATCCGTTGAGATTTCAATTCCAAAAGGCGTTGAAATCGCGAAACGCACTTATAACCCCAGACTGGGAATCGTAGGAGGTATTTCCGTCCTCGGTACAAGCGGCATCGTAGAGCCGATGAGCGAGCAGGCCTTGATTGATACTATTAAGGTAGAAATGAATATGCAAAAAGCAGCCGGAGCAAGGTATTTGGTGATTACACCGGGGAATTACGGAGAAACTTTTTTAAAAAATACCATGAAGCAGGGAGAGCTTTATACAGTAAAATGCAGCAACTTTTTGGGAGACGCTCTGGATTATGCAGAAGAATCCGGGTTTGACGGACTTCTACTTGTCGGGCATATCGGAAAATTTGTTAAGGTTGCCGGCGGAATTTTCAATACACATTCTAAATATGGAGATGCACGCTTGGAAATAATGTCAGCACATGCAGCACTAAAGGGAGCATCACAGAAAACAATTGAAAGGCTGATGAATTGTCTAACAACAGATGATGCAATTTCAGTGCTTGATGAGGTACAATTAAGAGAAAAGACAATCGAGTCCATTTTGGAAAAGCTGGATTATCACATCAAAGAACGCACTCACAAATCCATACAGATTGGTGCAGTCACCTTTTCAAACCAATATGGATATTTGGGACAAACAAAAGACGCAGCAAAGCTTATAGAGAGGCTTTAG
- the cobI gene encoding precorrin-2 C(20)-methyltransferase, with the protein MAKLYGLGVGPGDPELMTLKSVRMIRESDIIVLPKSGQKINAAYTIAKGSVPEIDQKVRMEVSMPMTRDQEKLRQSHDAAADQIIEKLKEGKNVAFLTLGDPSIYSTYIYVHERVLEKGFEAEIIPGIPSFCAVSARLNEGLTEAAQPLHIIPASYDGIEEALRLNGTKVLMKSGKAIGKVKEELLKMEPSPTVKMVERCGMQGERIFNNVDEIDEDASYFSILVVKDKEESTGGF; encoded by the coding sequence ATGGCAAAATTATATGGTCTTGGAGTAGGGCCGGGAGATCCAGAGTTAATGACCTTAAAATCAGTTCGGATGATTCGTGAAAGTGACATCATAGTCCTTCCGAAATCAGGTCAAAAAATCAATGCAGCATATACCATTGCAAAAGGGAGTGTGCCGGAAATTGACCAAAAGGTACGGATGGAGGTTTCCATGCCTATGACTCGGGATCAGGAAAAATTAAGGCAGAGTCATGACGCGGCTGCAGATCAAATCATTGAAAAGTTGAAAGAAGGAAAAAATGTTGCATTCTTGACATTAGGAGATCCTTCTATCTATTCGACGTACATTTATGTTCATGAGCGAGTGCTGGAAAAAGGATTTGAAGCCGAAATCATACCAGGCATCCCTTCTTTTTGTGCGGTCTCTGCAAGATTGAATGAAGGATTGACAGAAGCGGCGCAGCCTCTCCATATCATACCTGCTTCTTATGATGGAATTGAAGAGGCACTGCGGTTAAACGGCACCAAGGTATTAATGAAAAGTGGAAAAGCAATTGGAAAGGTAAAAGAAGAGCTGTTAAAGATGGAACCATCTCCAACCGTTAAAATGGTTGAACGCTGTGGGATGCAGGGAGAACGGATTTTTAACAATGTTGATGAAATAGATGAAGATGCGAGCTATTTTTCCATATTAGTCGTAAAAGACAAAGAAGAAAGTACAGGAGGTTTTTAG